CACCGAATGCAATCTCATTGAACACGGCAGGAAGGACCACGAAAGCGATCCCCGGTCCTTCATCAGGTTTGAAGCCCAGTGCATACACTGCCGGGAAAATCACCAGACCTGCGAGGAGCGAAATAAAGATATTCAGACTTGAAACACTGATGGCGGACCTTGGCATGCTGTCTTCTTTAGATAGATACGATGCATACGTCACCATGACGGATAGACCGACCGTTAAAGCGAAGAATGCCTGTCCCAGTGCGAGGAGGACCGTCTCTCCATTCAAATAGCTCCAATCAGGCAGTAACAGGAAGCGGACACCTTCCATCGCTCCTTCCAATGTCAGGGACCTGATCACCAGAATGATGAATAAAATGAATAGTGCAGGCATCATATAGCGACTGGCACGTTCGATCCCTTTTTGAATCCCGCCCTGTACGACAAGGATCGTGATGACGATGAAAGCGAACTGAGCAATCAGCACTTCTTTTGGATTCGCTATGATGCTTTCAAACAAAGCACCGTATTGTTCCTGCGTTTTTCCTGTCAAAGAGCCTGTCACACTTCTTGCCAAATAGGAAAGAATCCATCCTCCCACCACACTGTAAAAGGATAAGATGATGAACGACACCACCGTTCCTAAATAACCGATCCAGTGCCAACGGGAATGAGGGGCCAATATTTTATAAGAAGTAACAGCATCCGCCCCTGCACGCCTGCCGATGACAAATTCAGCGAGAAGAATGGGGGTCCCAATTAAAACGGTAAAAAGTATAAAGAGCAAGAAGAAAACACCCCCGCCATTCGCACCGGCCATATAAGGGAATTTCCAAATCGCGCCCAAGCCGATGGCAGACCCTGCCGCTGCCAGGATAAAGCCTATCTTAGAAGTCCATTGATCTTTCTTGGCCATACGTAAGATCCTCCTTTCAAAAAATAAGATTTTTCAATCGTACTATGTTTTAGTACCTCTGTACACCGGATTTTTAAATTTTCAATAAATGAGGTAAAGGATAGGTAATGGTATTCAATGAAGAAAGTATGGCACCACATTTCCATTTATTATGGATGAAAACGCTTAAAAACATTACTTTTCAACTAATTTTTAGAAAAGAAGTCAAAAACAAGGCAAATAGACTGGAAATTTTCTGAATATGTAGTATACTAATTGTAACAAAACGTTCACAAATTATTCTTTTTTTCGCCACAATTGAAAGCGTTTACTACAGAAATGGAGGAATTGAAAATGGATGTCTTTCTAGTATACCTATTCGTCGCAACGGCAACTCCACTTTTTCTTTGGGTCGAACATCGTAAATGGGCGGTTCTTCACATCCCATTTGTTATAGCTCTATGGTCAGTGTTTATCTATTATGTAGCGGTACCTGAACTTGGAGGGTGGGGACATGTAACCCTATGGAGTCTGTTCGTGGCAAATCTTGCTTTCGCACATATCGCAGCCTTCATGTTATATGCCGTTCCATTTATCCAAAAGCAGAGAAAGAAAAAATCATCAGCACTTAAGAACTTTTAGTCTGACCTATATTTGATTGGGTCGGGCTTTTTTTTTTTTGGGGCAAAACCGGAAGATTTCTTTAAAGGGGAGAGAGGTGACATAATATAGAAGAAAGGGGTGAATTCGTAAAATGTGCATCCACCAGCATTCAGAACGGATTGATCCCAGTTAAGCCCTGTTTCATTCTGTTTTAATATAATGAATAATTGGGAAGCATAACTAGTGAGAAAGCAATTCTAGACGGATAGTAGGATGTGAATGGAAGAGGGCAGAGAAAATCCCTTTGCCGAATTCCCGATTCTATGATATAATCTACAATTGCGTGTAAAGACGAAAAATAATATATATACTAGGAGTGTTACCATGACTACAAAATTCGAAACAGGAACTGTTGTAACAGGTAAAGTTACAGGCATTCAACCATACGGTGCGTTCGTTGCACTTGACGAAGAAACTCAAGGATTAGTTCATATCTCTGAAATCACTCACGGATTTGTTAAAGACGTTAGTGAGCACCTTTCAGTAGGCGACGAAGTAAAGGTTAAAGTATTATCAGTGGACGAAGCAGCTGGTAAAATCAGCCTTTCTATCCGTGCTACAGAAGAAGCTCCTGCACAACAAGCAAAGCCGGCAGCAGCGAAAAAACCTCGCCGTCAAGGTCAAGGAAGTGTGAAGCAAGCAAACGAAGAAACAACACCAGCAGGCTTCAACACACTTAAAGACAAACTTGAAGAGTGGATCGAGCAATCAGAACGTGAAGATCTAATCAAGAAATAATGTAATTTAAAGGCTGTCCAACAAATGGACAGCCTTTTTTGTTTTTCACTCCCAACACCTTACAAACCTGTGAATTCCTTTTATAATAGAGGATTTTACCAATATAATGTTGAATAAGTATTCACAGAAGACGGAAAGGGGAGGTGGAGGAAATTGGAAGAGAAAATCAGTAACCTTTTAGCCGGGGACAAATGCACTCATGTTTTATATGCTTATCGAGATAGAGAGCGATACTTGAAAAATACGTTAAACTATACTCTTGAAGGGGTTGAAATGGGGGAAACCGTCATTTTAATCGAGAACGAGAGGAATATGAACGTATTACTAAAACAGCTGAAAAGCCAATTAACAAGTGAACAATTGGAGAAGATTCAGCCTATCAGTAATTTTGAATTTTATCAGTCCAGCGGAAGTTATCATCCTCCAGCCATTTATGAACAACTGATGAAAACCATTACGCCATACTTGGAGAACGACATTTCTTTCCGCTCGTGGACGAATGTGGAGTGGGGCACGTTGGAAGACCCAACGTCGATTATTGAATGGTTTGAAATAGAAACGGATAGAGCTATTCATGAGCATAACCTTACGATCGTCTGTGCATATGAATCCAGTAAAATGCCGGACCATCTGGAGGAAGCACTAAAGAAAAGCCATGGTCACATTATGTCGGATGATGATATCGTGATTTCAAGCGTATATAGAAGTACTCAAAACTAGACAATCCTCATAGAGAAGATTGTCGTCTTTTTTTATGATTGTTTAGAAGATGATCAAAATATATCGTAAATTAACGAAAAATAAAGAATTTTTTAACAATATACTTGTCCGTACCTCCCGAATGACATATAATGAAAAATGAAAGCGCTTAACATAGTAAAAAATACATAAATACAGGAGGATCTTAGATGCTTTATAATAATCCGAATACAGAAGGTTCGCTGGTCCAATTTAAAGACAAATATGAGAACTTTATCGGTGGGGAATATGTACCGCCGGCAAGCGGGGAGTATTTTGAAAATGTATCACCTGTAACGGGGAAGGTCTTCACGAAAATCGCCCGTTCAAACAAAGAGGATGTTGAAAAAGCATTGGATGCTGCCCATGCAGCAAAAGACGCATGGGGCAAAACCTCTGTCGCAGAAAGATCGAATATCTTAAATAAAATTGCAGATCGTATTGAAGAAAATCTTGAAATGCTGGCTGTAGCTGAAACGTGGGATAATGGAAAGCCTGTCCGTGAAACGATGGCTGCGGACTTACCATTAGCGGTTGACCATTTCCGTTACTTCGCAGGATGCATCAGAGGCCAGGAAGGATCCTTAGGAGAAATTGATAATGATACAGTTTCCTATCACTTCCATGAACCGATTGGGGTTGTTGCGCAGATCATCCCTTGGAACTTCCCGATTCTGATGGGGGTATGGAAGATTGCTCCTGCCCTTGCTGCAGGAAACTGTGTCGTATTGAAGCCGGCAGAGCAGACACCAGCTTCCATCATGGTTCTCGTTGAACTGATAGAAGACCTTCTGCCTAAAGGCGTATTGAACGTGGTTCAAGGGTTTGGTGTGGAAGCTGGGAAACCTCTGGCTCAAAGTAAGCGTGTTGGCAAAGTAGCCTTCACGGGTGAAACGACAACCGGCCGCCTGATCATGCAATATGCTTCTCAAAACATTATCCCTGTCACATTGGAGCTTGGTGGTAAATCACCTAATATCTTCTTTGAAGATGTGATGGATCAGGATGATGACTTCCTGGATAAAGCAGTGGAAGGATTCGTCATGTTTGCGCTGAATCAAGGAGAAGTGTGTACCTGCCCTTCAAGAGCACTGATTCAGGAATCGATCTACGATAAATTCATGGAGCGTGCAATCGAACGCGTGAAACAAATCAAGCAGGGGAACCCGTTGGATACAGATACAATGCTCGGGGCTCAAGCCTCTCAAGAACAATTGGATAAGATTCTCTCTTATATCGAAATTGGGAAAGAAGAAGGAGCAGAATTACTGATTGGTGGGGAGCAAAATACGCTTGATGGGGATCAGGAATCAGGTTTCTATGTGAAGCCGACCGTATTCAAAGGCGATAATAAAATGCGTATTTTCCAGGAAGAAATCTTTGGACCTGTTGTTTCCGTGACGACGTTCAAGACGAAGGAAGAGGCCCTTGAAATTGCCAATGACACTCTATATGGACTTGGTGCGGGTGTATGGACGCGTGACATGAACACGGCTTACCGTTTCGGCAGAGAGGTTCAGGCAGGACGCGTGTGGACCAACTGCTACCATCAATATCCGGCACATGCGGCATTCGGAGGCTACAAAATGTCCGGTATCGGTCGTGAAAACCATAAAATGATGCTGTCACACTATCAACAAACGAAGAATTTACTAGTCAGCTATAGCCCCAAAGCGTTAGGATTCTTCTAAAATGGAACAGCGACTAGAGGCGACGGAACAAGCACTCCAGCTGATAGAAACGTTAAAGGGAAAGCACGGCGCCCTCTTGTTCCATCAGTCTGGTGGATGTTGTGATGGCAGTTCCCCTATGTGTTTGAGTCAAGATGATCTGATCATCGGTGACAGTGATGTATTGGTAGGTACTGTAGCCGACTGTCCTTTTTATATGAACGAACAACAATATGAATATTGGAAGCATTTCCGGATCATTCTGGATGTGAGAGAAGGTAGAGGGGGAGTATTCTCCCTGGAATCTACGGAAGGTGTCCGATTCATTACGGATTCTAAATTGATGAAAGTATGACATGTCCACGTTTAGAGGCAGCCTGTTTTACAGG
The DNA window shown above is from Rossellomorea vietnamensis and carries:
- a CDS encoding sodium-dependent transporter; its protein translation is MAKKDQWTSKIGFILAAAGSAIGLGAIWKFPYMAGANGGGVFFLLFILFTVLIGTPILLAEFVIGRRAGADAVTSYKILAPHSRWHWIGYLGTVVSFIILSFYSVVGGWILSYLARSVTGSLTGKTQEQYGALFESIIANPKEVLIAQFAFIVITILVVQGGIQKGIERASRYMMPALFILFIILVIRSLTLEGAMEGVRFLLLPDWSYLNGETVLLALGQAFFALTVGLSVMVTYASYLSKEDSMPRSAISVSSLNIFISLLAGLVIFPAVYALGFKPDEGPGIAFVVLPAVFNEIAFGGIFLTVFLILLLFATLTSAFSILEIGVAALSKGNQKKRMPFTWLIGILVFISGIPSALSFGVFNEFLIGGKNFFDFADYITSNFGLPVGALLISIFVSYRMKREDVWTELQSGSSISRGLFNSWIFLLRYIVPVAIILVFIS
- a CDS encoding spore morphogenesis/germination protein YwcE — translated: MDVFLVYLFVATATPLFLWVEHRKWAVLHIPFVIALWSVFIYYVAVPELGGWGHVTLWSLFVANLAFAHIAAFMLYAVPFIQKQRKKKSSALKNF
- the adh gene encoding aldehyde dehydrogenase, whose product is MLYNNPNTEGSLVQFKDKYENFIGGEYVPPASGEYFENVSPVTGKVFTKIARSNKEDVEKALDAAHAAKDAWGKTSVAERSNILNKIADRIEENLEMLAVAETWDNGKPVRETMAADLPLAVDHFRYFAGCIRGQEGSLGEIDNDTVSYHFHEPIGVVAQIIPWNFPILMGVWKIAPALAAGNCVVLKPAEQTPASIMVLVELIEDLLPKGVLNVVQGFGVEAGKPLAQSKRVGKVAFTGETTTGRLIMQYASQNIIPVTLELGGKSPNIFFEDVMDQDDDFLDKAVEGFVMFALNQGEVCTCPSRALIQESIYDKFMERAIERVKQIKQGNPLDTDTMLGAQASQEQLDKILSYIEIGKEEGAELLIGGEQNTLDGDQESGFYVKPTVFKGDNKMRIFQEEIFGPVVSVTTFKTKEEALEIANDTLYGLGAGVWTRDMNTAYRFGREVQAGRVWTNCYHQYPAHAAFGGYKMSGIGRENHKMMLSHYQQTKNLLVSYSPKALGFF
- a CDS encoding DUF779 domain-containing protein encodes the protein MEQRLEATEQALQLIETLKGKHGALLFHQSGGCCDGSSPMCLSQDDLIIGDSDVLVGTVADCPFYMNEQQYEYWKHFRIILDVREGRGGVFSLESTEGVRFITDSKLMKV
- the yugI gene encoding S1 domain-containing post-transcriptional regulator GSP13, with protein sequence MTTKFETGTVVTGKVTGIQPYGAFVALDEETQGLVHISEITHGFVKDVSEHLSVGDEVKVKVLSVDEAAGKISLSIRATEEAPAQQAKPAAAKKPRRQGQGSVKQANEETTPAGFNTLKDKLEEWIEQSEREDLIKK
- a CDS encoding MEDS domain-containing protein, encoding MEEKISNLLAGDKCTHVLYAYRDRERYLKNTLNYTLEGVEMGETVILIENERNMNVLLKQLKSQLTSEQLEKIQPISNFEFYQSSGSYHPPAIYEQLMKTITPYLENDISFRSWTNVEWGTLEDPTSIIEWFEIETDRAIHEHNLTIVCAYESSKMPDHLEEALKKSHGHIMSDDDIVISSVYRSTQN